One genomic window of Corynebacterium sp. sy039 includes the following:
- a CDS encoding DUF6882 domain-containing protein: MEQYTSPTLEELRIDTIINQAAYDESFFMLCGSQPSIKFNPTSDGYQVQITTMKPQETVTLDGIVIAEIENNVWHWLHHNELPHAPLHGDVEFTQDIIDLARSVFGGKLLFFTPIPGKSGHYHAVIITSALPLSNPHYALALGLARIKHSSLPKEPAVIARTVHSFARTFGLAAHTNGQQIHLNNGSVVDTHTGELVSEQKNTTDLLAASALLSIESQFLFEATFSQANARCVSDQPGIELFTPQHKAPLHLRAALIATIRDNTWRWSYNDAQFAHYQIALPAIGLKKYGLDHNVSIFLAPEIDIAQARAQHYEIIGKQILGLWTHIIVNLDEHTRGVLLVDCAHILSLPQPTVHAVQATINAASDYPMRDTRLALESYAKARNIALDFDTHSYAHHAETTDIPAQPHTRQARLITTNGAVTVDFSDGLRLVS, encoded by the coding sequence ATGGAGCAATACACCTCCCCAACATTAGAAGAGCTACGCATCGACACCATCATCAACCAAGCAGCTTATGATGAATCCTTCTTCATGCTGTGCGGCAGTCAACCAAGCATAAAGTTCAACCCCACTTCCGACGGTTATCAAGTACAGATCACCACTATGAAGCCACAAGAAACCGTAACACTTGATGGTATTGTTATTGCGGAAATAGAAAATAATGTCTGGCATTGGTTACATCACAATGAACTCCCCCATGCCCCATTACACGGTGACGTAGAATTCACTCAAGACATCATTGATTTAGCGCGTAGTGTGTTCGGAGGAAAATTACTCTTTTTCACTCCTATTCCCGGAAAATCAGGGCACTATCATGCCGTTATTATTACAAGCGCCCTTCCTCTGAGTAATCCACACTATGCATTAGCACTGGGCTTAGCAAGGATTAAGCATTCTTCCTTACCCAAGGAACCAGCAGTGATAGCACGTACCGTACATTCTTTTGCACGTACCTTCGGTTTAGCTGCTCACACTAATGGACAGCAGATACATCTCAACAACGGCAGTGTGGTTGATACCCATACGGGAGAATTAGTATCCGAGCAGAAAAATACTACCGACTTACTTGCTGCCAGTGCTCTGCTTTCTATCGAGTCACAATTCCTATTTGAGGCAACTTTTTCCCAGGCAAATGCACGTTGCGTTTCTGACCAACCCGGTATTGAATTATTTACGCCACAGCACAAAGCTCCACTTCATTTACGTGCGGCACTCATTGCCACTATCCGAGATAATACTTGGCGCTGGTCATATAATGACGCACAATTTGCACACTATCAGATAGCTTTACCGGCTATTGGTCTCAAGAAGTATGGTCTTGACCACAATGTTTCTATTTTCCTCGCGCCGGAAATAGACATAGCCCAAGCTCGTGCACAGCATTATGAGATAATCGGAAAGCAGATCCTAGGATTGTGGACGCATATTATTGTTAATCTCGACGAGCATACTCGCGGAGTATTGTTAGTTGATTGTGCACATATTCTTTCTCTCCCACAACCAACAGTGCATGCTGTCCAGGCTACTATCAATGCAGCCAGTGATTACCCCATGCGCGATACACGTTTAGCTCTAGAATCTTATGCCAAGGCTCGGAATATCGCTCTAGATTTCGATACACATTCTTATGCTCATCATGCAGAAACCACCGATATACCAGCGCAACCACATACGCGCCAGGCAAGACTGATCACTACCAATGGTGCAGTTACCGTAGATTTTAGCGATGGCTTGCGTCTTGTATCCTAA
- a CDS encoding glyceraldehyde-3-phosphate dehydrogenase, whose protein sequence is MPQHWNEKIESAQHMLALIGKLHRNNNVVTSIFGRLLIDVTDIDIVKAHRYSRLATPTELTPADTLPILEAISKLDLGTASIDLGRLAVKYQETGGDLDQFLQAELAPAIGTAHAMPSQDVVLYGFGRIGRLLARILIAREAAYGGVRLRAIVVRKNGEQDLIKRASLLRRDSVHGAFNGTITVDEENDIIWANGAQIQVIYSNDPASVDYTAYGINDAIVVDNTGRWRDRAGLSQHLHSKGVKRVVLTAPGKGDLKNIVYGINHDDYADDDIVTAASCTTNGITPVLKVLNDHYGVVHGHVETVHSFTNDQNLIDNFHKGSRRGRAAGLNMVLTETGAAKAVAKALPELEGKLTGNAIRVPTPDVSMAVLNLSLEKEVTRDEVNNLMDQVALHSNLRQQIAYIQSPEVVSTDFVGSTHAGIVDGLATIASGKHLVLYVWYDNEFGYSNQVIRIVEHIAGARPIVLPERIDQKDL, encoded by the coding sequence ATGCCACAGCATTGGAATGAAAAAATCGAATCAGCGCAACATATGCTTGCACTTATTGGAAAGCTGCACCGCAATAACAATGTAGTCACTTCCATTTTCGGTCGTTTGCTTATCGACGTCACCGACATTGACATCGTCAAAGCTCATCGCTATTCTCGTCTGGCTACTCCTACTGAACTCACCCCAGCAGATACTTTGCCTATCTTGGAAGCAATCAGCAAACTTGATTTAGGCACTGCCTCCATTGACCTTGGTCGACTAGCAGTGAAATATCAAGAAACTGGTGGAGATCTTGACCAATTCCTGCAAGCAGAGTTAGCACCAGCAATCGGCACTGCTCATGCTATGCCATCTCAAGACGTTGTACTTTATGGTTTTGGTCGTATTGGCCGCCTCTTGGCGCGTATTCTTATTGCCCGTGAGGCTGCCTATGGTGGTGTTCGCCTGCGAGCTATCGTCGTACGCAAAAATGGAGAACAAGACCTTATCAAGCGTGCATCACTATTGCGCCGTGATAGTGTTCATGGCGCGTTCAATGGCACGATTACCGTGGATGAGGAAAATGACATCATCTGGGCAAATGGGGCACAGATTCAGGTCATTTACTCCAATGATCCAGCCAGCGTGGATTACACTGCCTATGGTATCAACGACGCCATCGTCGTAGATAACACAGGTAGATGGCGTGACCGTGCCGGACTAAGCCAGCACCTGCACAGCAAAGGTGTTAAGCGTGTTGTGCTTACCGCACCTGGTAAAGGCGATCTTAAAAATATCGTCTACGGAATCAACCATGATGACTATGCTGATGATGATATTGTCACTGCTGCGTCATGCACCACCAATGGTATTACTCCGGTGCTCAAGGTACTCAATGATCACTATGGTGTCGTTCATGGTCACGTAGAAACCGTCCATTCCTTTACCAATGACCAAAATCTCATTGATAATTTCCACAAAGGCTCACGTCGTGGTCGAGCCGCTGGACTGAACATGGTGCTCACCGAAACAGGTGCAGCAAAAGCAGTGGCAAAAGCACTACCTGAATTAGAAGGAAAGCTCACGGGTAACGCCATTCGTGTTCCAACCCCTGATGTGTCTATGGCAGTGCTTAATCTTTCTTTAGAAAAAGAAGTCACTCGCGACGAAGTCAATAACCTCATGGATCAAGTGGCATTGCACTCTAATTTGCGTCAGCAGATTGCCTACATCCAATCGCCCGAGGTAGTTTCTACTGATTTTGTTGGTTCTACCCATGCGGGAATCGTCGATGGGCTAGCTACTATTGCTAGTGGAAAACATCTTGTGCTCTACGTATGGTACGACAATGAGTTTGGCTACTCTAACCAAGTTATTCGCATTGTGGAGCATATTGCGGGCGCTCGTCCAATCGTGCTACCAGAACGCATTGATCAAAAAGATCTCTAA
- a CDS encoding 4-(cytidine 5'-diphospho)-2-C-methyl-D-erythritol kinase — translation MHNRSEEKQTSGRTVIAHAHAKVNLHLGVGELRADGYHDLVSVFQSLSLYDELVIESAHGASPCDNTSIISSFEVENLSQGTVANAEVPRDGRNLAWQAVEKLYHWHRDNGGDALQPVCITLRKGIPTAGGMAGGSADAAAALRAFNTFLPTPATEQQLLALAATLGSDVPFTLLGHTQLGTGRGEELTPILTRGTYHWALAFSDTGLSTPKVFAKLDSMQRKPHLDTQQLSAALSAGKITEVAQCLHNDLQAAALSLQPKLRRTLEIGKDAGALAGIVSGSGPTCAFLCADEQTAREVADELRLFGAATVATGAASGAHLLS, via the coding sequence ATGCATAATCGCAGTGAAGAAAAACAGACATCGGGACGCACTGTTATAGCTCATGCTCATGCCAAGGTAAATCTCCACCTAGGAGTAGGGGAATTACGTGCTGATGGCTACCATGACCTCGTGAGCGTTTTTCAATCTTTGAGCTTATACGACGAACTGGTCATAGAATCTGCTCATGGTGCCTCACCCTGCGACAACACAAGTATCATCAGTTCCTTTGAGGTAGAAAACCTTAGTCAGGGCACTGTTGCTAATGCGGAAGTACCGCGTGATGGTCGTAATTTAGCATGGCAGGCCGTCGAAAAGCTATATCATTGGCACCGTGACAATGGTGGAGACGCTTTACAACCTGTTTGCATAACCCTAAGAAAAGGAATACCTACTGCAGGCGGTATGGCAGGTGGTTCTGCTGACGCAGCAGCAGCATTGCGGGCATTTAATACTTTTTTGCCAACTCCGGCAACAGAACAACAATTGCTAGCACTCGCCGCAACTCTTGGCTCTGATGTGCCATTTACCTTATTAGGGCATACGCAATTAGGCACAGGGCGCGGTGAAGAACTGACCCCAATACTTACCCGAGGAACGTATCACTGGGCGTTGGCGTTTTCCGACACTGGATTATCCACCCCAAAGGTATTTGCCAAACTCGATTCGATGCAACGAAAACCCCATCTTGACACTCAACAACTTTCAGCTGCTTTGAGCGCTGGCAAGATAACAGAAGTGGCGCAATGTCTGCATAATGATTTACAAGCTGCAGCACTCTCATTACAACCAAAGCTAAGGCGCACACTAGAAATTGGCAAAGATGCAGGTGCATTAGCGGGAATCGTATCAGGGTCAGGACCAACCTGTGCTTTTCTCTGCGCTGATGAACAGACTGCTCGGGAAGTAGCTGATGAGTTACGCCTCTTTGGTGCAGCGACTGTGGCAACAGGAGCAGCCTCAGGGGCGCACCTGCTCAGCTAA
- the rsmA gene encoding 16S rRNA (adenine(1518)-N(6)/adenine(1519)-N(6))-dimethyltransferase RsmA: protein MEDQRVQLLGPQEIRALAQQVGIVPTKKLGQNFVHDPNTVRMIIAAAQLSPEDHVVEIGPGLGSLTLGLLDTVRTVTAVEIDPRLAAQLPHTVAQYAPAVRDNLQLIHQDALSIQAQDIDQPTALVANLPYNVSVPVLLHFLEIFPSIKRVLVMVQAEVADRLSAAPGSKIYGVPSVKAAYYGRVKRAGSIGKKIFWPAPKIDSGLVRIDVYDDQECAWPRDAHTRQTVFQLVDQAFAQRRKTLRAALSGLCGGGEYAENILRAADIDPTLRGEKLGVQEYVRLAQAYVAHEHESVARKNENA, encoded by the coding sequence ATGGAAGATCAGCGCGTGCAACTTCTCGGTCCGCAAGAAATAAGAGCTTTAGCGCAACAAGTAGGTATTGTTCCAACCAAAAAACTCGGACAAAACTTTGTTCATGATCCTAATACCGTGCGGATGATTATTGCCGCAGCACAATTGAGCCCCGAGGATCATGTGGTTGAGATCGGACCTGGTCTTGGCTCATTAACACTTGGATTATTAGATACTGTGCGTACAGTAACCGCAGTAGAGATAGATCCACGCTTAGCAGCGCAACTTCCACATACCGTCGCTCAGTATGCACCGGCAGTCCGCGATAATTTACAGCTCATTCATCAGGATGCACTAAGCATTCAAGCTCAAGACATTGACCAGCCCACGGCCTTAGTTGCCAATCTTCCTTATAATGTTTCTGTCCCTGTGTTACTGCACTTTCTGGAGATTTTCCCCAGTATCAAACGAGTGCTCGTCATGGTGCAAGCAGAAGTTGCTGATAGATTGTCGGCAGCACCAGGCTCAAAAATATATGGGGTACCAAGTGTCAAAGCAGCCTATTATGGTCGCGTGAAAAGAGCTGGCTCTATTGGGAAGAAGATTTTTTGGCCGGCGCCCAAAATTGATTCAGGACTTGTACGCATTGATGTCTATGATGATCAAGAATGCGCATGGCCGAGAGACGCGCATACTCGCCAGACAGTATTCCAATTAGTAGATCAGGCTTTTGCCCAGCGCAGAAAAACACTCCGGGCTGCATTATCCGGGCTGTGCGGTGGCGGGGAGTACGCAGAAAACATTTTGCGAGCAGCAGATATTGATCCGACGTTACGTGGCGAAAAACTAGGCGTGCAAGAATATGTGCGCCTAGCACAGGCATATGTAGCGCATGAGCATGAGAGTGTGGCTCGAAAGAATGAAAATGCATAA
- a CDS encoding putative quinol monooxygenase has protein sequence MILINVRYNVRPEFVDTFLEEIAWFTEATRAEEGNIFFEWYQDPHNPAQFLLIESFHDDADVAHVQSEHFQRACKELPRYFVETPKVINTTIPGKTEWDKLVEFAVEG, from the coding sequence ATGATTCTCATCAATGTGCGCTATAACGTTCGGCCAGAATTTGTTGATACTTTCCTCGAAGAGATTGCCTGGTTCACTGAGGCAACGCGAGCTGAAGAAGGAAATATCTTCTTTGAGTGGTATCAAGATCCACATAATCCAGCGCAATTCTTACTCATTGAATCTTTCCACGATGACGCAGATGTTGCTCATGTGCAAAGCGAGCATTTCCAGCGTGCGTGCAAGGAATTGCCTCGATACTTTGTGGAGACACCCAAGGTTATCAACACCACAATACCGGGTAAAACTGAGTGGGATAAGTTAGTGGAGTTTGCCGTCGAAGGCTAA
- a CDS encoding Cof-type HAD-IIB family hydrolase, protein MPNYNTFEKEKPKQPKKTKKRALVNVQLIVSDMDGTLLDENHCIPPRFWPLLNTMHERGIYFAPASGRQLFTLQEQFSAYPQLPIIAENGAVVSYEGEIISLVTMNTAAVHTIVHTVASNQELDWGAVVCRADGAFISRSDQAFIQQCTPYYKKLTVVPELSEYINDQVVKVAIYCFQGSRPAATTALSGKTAGLLPIVSSGNWIDFMNPAAHKGNAVATLAKRLDITLDNTIAFGDYLNDLELLRTVGRSYAMANAHPELLAIATHQAPAHTEEGVIQVLEQVLTQAC, encoded by the coding sequence ATGCCCAACTACAATACTTTCGAGAAAGAAAAACCAAAACAACCTAAGAAAACAAAGAAGAGGGCTCTTGTGAATGTTCAGCTAATAGTAAGCGATATGGACGGCACCTTATTAGATGAGAATCACTGCATACCACCTCGCTTTTGGCCCTTACTCAACACAATGCACGAGCGTGGAATATATTTTGCACCCGCAAGTGGTAGGCAACTTTTTACCTTACAAGAACAATTTTCCGCCTATCCTCAACTGCCCATCATTGCCGAAAATGGCGCTGTAGTCTCCTACGAGGGAGAAATAATCTCGCTTGTCACAATGAATACAGCAGCAGTTCACACCATTGTGCACACTGTGGCAAGCAATCAAGAACTTGACTGGGGTGCTGTAGTATGCCGTGCAGATGGTGCCTTTATTTCTCGCTCTGATCAGGCTTTTATACAACAATGCACACCGTATTATAAGAAATTGACCGTTGTTCCTGAGCTATCAGAATATATCAATGATCAGGTAGTCAAAGTAGCTATCTATTGTTTTCAAGGGTCCAGACCTGCCGCGACCACCGCATTATCTGGAAAAACAGCTGGTTTACTTCCCATTGTATCTAGTGGAAACTGGATAGATTTTATGAATCCTGCCGCGCATAAGGGTAATGCGGTTGCCACTCTTGCCAAACGTCTTGACATTACGCTGGACAACACCATCGCTTTTGGTGATTATCTCAATGATCTTGAATTATTACGCACTGTTGGCCGCTCTTATGCTATGGCAAATGCTCATCCTGAGCTACTTGCAATAGCAACACATCAAGCACCCGCACACACAGAAGAAGGTGTGATACAGGTGCTTGAACAAGTATTGACTCAGGCTTGCTAA
- a CDS encoding enoyl-CoA hydratase/isomerase family protein, producing MVGNTEEPLVKVSVRGNTGLLELNRPRALNSLNVEMVTIIDHALKQWKEDSNIKQVVLSSLSPKGFCAGGDVRFAREGALANEHDHVDDFFAQEYILNGDIAEYPKPYISLIDGVVMGGGLGISAHGSHRIVTEKAFGAMPEMAIGFIPDVGVPYMFENMVARNGRSSHALAVFLVVTGWRLSPADMLFSGLATHFVPSEKLDQLREKIIEDSLDAALAEFAQEPSEPSQLEALYPDIEAVFGFDSWKSIAHALKEHSNEEFCNVVEQHIAHANPASIVAAVELMAVVARCEDIRQELECERVLGMHFRRDPNFAEGVRAVLVDKDRTPHFHPDNVEDVDVSVYRALLTTALDQ from the coding sequence TTGGTAGGTAACACAGAAGAACCATTGGTAAAAGTTTCTGTTCGCGGTAATACTGGTTTACTGGAACTCAACCGTCCACGCGCTCTGAACTCGCTCAATGTTGAAATGGTCACCATCATCGACCACGCACTCAAGCAGTGGAAAGAAGACAGCAATATCAAACAAGTAGTCCTCAGCTCATTGAGCCCTAAAGGTTTTTGCGCAGGCGGAGATGTACGTTTTGCCCGTGAAGGCGCACTAGCCAACGAACATGATCATGTTGATGATTTCTTCGCCCAAGAGTACATCCTCAACGGCGACATAGCTGAGTACCCTAAGCCATATATTTCGCTTATCGACGGTGTGGTGATGGGCGGCGGACTCGGCATTTCTGCACACGGATCCCATAGAATCGTGACGGAGAAAGCCTTTGGGGCAATGCCTGAAATGGCTATTGGTTTTATTCCTGATGTGGGTGTGCCATATATGTTTGAGAATATGGTGGCGCGCAATGGACGTAGTTCTCATGCACTAGCAGTATTTTTAGTTGTTACTGGCTGGCGGTTATCCCCAGCAGATATGCTCTTTAGTGGTTTGGCAACTCATTTTGTGCCCAGTGAAAAACTCGACCAATTGCGGGAAAAAATCATTGAGGATTCTCTTGATGCGGCATTAGCTGAGTTCGCGCAAGAGCCAAGTGAGCCGTCGCAATTAGAGGCGTTGTATCCAGACATTGAAGCGGTATTTGGTTTTGATTCATGGAAATCTATTGCGCACGCATTAAAAGAACATTCTAATGAAGAATTTTGCAATGTCGTCGAGCAGCATATTGCTCATGCAAACCCTGCATCGATTGTGGCAGCAGTAGAGCTAATGGCAGTTGTTGCTCGCTGTGAGGATATTCGCCAAGAGCTTGAATGTGAACGAGTTTTAGGAATGCATTTTAGACGTGATCCTAATTTTGCTGAAGGAGTACGTGCAGTGCTTGTCGATAAAGACCGCACGCCACATTTCCATCCAGATAATGTCGAGGATGTAGATGTATCTGTGTATCGTGCCCTATTGACTACAGCACTTGATCAGTAA
- a CDS encoding ABC-F family ATP-binding cassette domain-containing protein, whose protein sequence is MATPLLGAEAIYLEYPTHVVFDSLTLGIEEGDRIGIVGRNGEGKTSLLSLLSGHVQPQSGRITKRNGMRLGVLTQKDELDDHLSVQEAIVGSRPEHEWASDARIRDIIAGLVSDIAWDARIGHLSGGQRRRVALAALLIDDWDMIALDEPTNHLDVEGITWLAEHLNTRWAKNSGGLLVITHDRWFLDAVCNKTWEVHDGIVEPFEGGYAAYILQRVERDRINAAAERKRQNLMRKELAWLRRGAPARTSKPKFRIEAANQLIADVPPVRDSIELKRLAVARLGKDVVDLENVSVCFGNQEVLRDVTWRIAPGERTGIVGANGAGKSTLLRLLSGELAPSTGRVKHGKTVRFGLLDQQFSQLADIGQDRVREVLARTKTSFNVDGKELTPAQLLERLGFKKEHLSSSVSELSGGQKRRLQLLLLLLAQPNVIALDEPTNDVDAEMLTALEDLLDSWPGTLIVISHDRYLLERVTDQQYAIIDSTLRHIPGGIDQYLALQRDKTQQSSIDTKAHSADKSSKPASAGAELSGAARHMMKKEISSLERHMNKLLDRKKELHMLMADHDPSDYVGLNELNEQVSVVDEQLAECEMQWLELSEQLE, encoded by the coding sequence GTGGCAACGCCATTATTAGGTGCTGAAGCAATTTATCTTGAATACCCTACCCACGTCGTCTTTGATTCTTTGACCCTCGGCATTGAAGAAGGCGATCGCATTGGTATTGTTGGGCGCAATGGGGAAGGAAAAACCAGCTTATTATCGTTGTTATCTGGTCATGTGCAGCCGCAATCAGGTCGAATAACCAAGCGCAATGGAATGCGCCTTGGCGTTTTGACTCAAAAAGATGAGCTCGATGATCACCTGAGCGTTCAAGAAGCCATTGTTGGTTCGCGCCCAGAACATGAGTGGGCATCTGATGCACGCATACGAGATATTATTGCTGGGTTAGTGTCGGATATTGCATGGGATGCGCGCATTGGTCACTTATCTGGAGGGCAACGTCGTCGAGTAGCTCTTGCCGCATTGCTTATCGACGACTGGGACATGATTGCCCTTGATGAGCCAACAAATCACCTTGATGTGGAAGGTATTACGTGGCTTGCTGAGCACTTGAATACCCGCTGGGCAAAAAATTCTGGTGGTCTGTTGGTTATCACGCACGACAGGTGGTTTCTTGACGCAGTATGCAATAAGACCTGGGAAGTCCATGATGGTATCGTGGAGCCTTTTGAGGGCGGATATGCGGCCTATATTTTGCAGCGGGTAGAGCGCGATCGTATCAATGCAGCTGCAGAGCGTAAGCGCCAAAATTTGATGCGCAAGGAACTGGCGTGGTTGCGTCGTGGTGCCCCTGCACGAACCTCAAAGCCAAAGTTTCGTATTGAAGCCGCTAATCAGCTTATCGCTGATGTGCCACCTGTACGCGATAGCATTGAGCTTAAGCGACTAGCGGTAGCGCGCTTGGGTAAAGATGTTGTTGATCTAGAAAATGTTAGTGTTTGTTTTGGCAATCAGGAAGTATTGCGTGATGTTACTTGGAGAATAGCACCGGGGGAGCGTACTGGAATTGTTGGTGCTAATGGTGCAGGTAAATCCACACTATTGCGCTTGCTCTCTGGTGAGCTTGCCCCGAGTACAGGTCGGGTAAAGCATGGGAAAACTGTGCGCTTTGGTTTGCTCGATCAGCAGTTTTCCCAGTTAGCAGACATTGGTCAGGATCGGGTACGTGAGGTACTGGCGCGGACAAAAACAAGTTTTAATGTTGATGGCAAAGAGCTGACACCTGCGCAATTATTGGAGCGCTTAGGGTTTAAGAAAGAGCATCTTTCTTCTTCGGTGAGCGAGCTTTCTGGTGGACAGAAGCGTCGATTGCAGTTGTTGTTATTATTGTTGGCGCAGCCTAATGTTATTGCCTTAGACGAACCAACTAATGATGTTGATGCAGAGATGTTGACTGCCCTTGAGGATCTTTTAGATTCTTGGCCTGGAACGCTCATTGTTATTTCCCATGATCGTTATCTCTTAGAGCGGGTTACCGATCAGCAGTATGCAATTATTGATTCCACATTGCGTCATATTCCTGGTGGGATTGATCAATATCTGGCATTGCAGCGGGATAAAACGCAACAAAGCAGCATAGATACCAAAGCACATAGTGCTGATAAATCCAGTAAGCCTGCATCTGCTGGCGCTGAGCTTTCTGGAGCAGCTCGGCATATGATGAAAAAAGAAATCTCTTCGTTAGAGAGACATATGAACAAACTCCTTGACCGTAAAAAAGAACTTCATATGCTTATGGCTGATCATGACCCCAGTGATTATGTGGGACTGAATGAGTTAAATGAGCAGGTTAGCGTGGTCGACGAACAACTAGCTGAATGTGAGATGCAGTGGTTAGAATTATCGGAACAATTGGAATGA
- the ppk2 gene encoding polyphosphate kinase 2, whose translation MSKETKNKDKQSKKPPELDTKAYEKELKRLQAELVDMQQWVVETGARVVVIMEGRDAAGKGSAIKRITQYLNPRTCRIEALPAPNSREQGQWYFQRYVEKLPTAGEIVIFDRSWYNRAGVERVMGFCTSQEYRRFLHQAPIFERLLVEDGIILRKYWFSVSDEEQLERFKARRNDPLRRWKLSPMDFQSITRWEDYSRAKDEMFVHTDIPSAPWYTVESEDKKRSRINVISHLLSTIPYEKIERELPKIPERPKSHHDDYERPPRSDFRYVPDVAAKLEKPKKKADAKKEKKDKEKKKK comes from the coding sequence ATGAGTAAAGAGACAAAAAACAAAGATAAGCAGAGCAAAAAACCACCTGAGCTAGACACAAAGGCGTATGAGAAAGAGCTTAAGCGCTTGCAAGCAGAGCTGGTGGATATGCAGCAGTGGGTGGTAGAAACTGGTGCTCGTGTTGTGGTGATTATGGAGGGGCGTGATGCAGCTGGTAAGGGTTCTGCTATTAAACGCATCACTCAGTATCTGAATCCTCGCACGTGTCGTATTGAAGCATTACCTGCGCCTAATTCTAGGGAACAAGGGCAGTGGTATTTCCAGCGTTACGTCGAAAAGCTACCGACGGCTGGCGAGATCGTTATTTTTGATCGCTCGTGGTATAACCGTGCAGGTGTAGAACGCGTGATGGGCTTTTGTACTTCTCAAGAGTATCGACGTTTCTTGCACCAAGCACCAATTTTTGAGCGACTTTTAGTTGAAGATGGCATTATCCTGCGTAAATACTGGTTCTCTGTGTCTGATGAGGAGCAGCTCGAACGCTTTAAGGCACGTCGCAATGATCCATTGCGTAGGTGGAAACTCTCGCCAATGGATTTTCAATCTATTACTCGTTGGGAAGACTATTCGCGAGCAAAAGATGAGATGTTTGTGCATACCGATATCCCATCTGCGCCGTGGTATACCGTGGAGTCTGAAGACAAAAAGCGTTCTCGTATCAACGTTATTAGCCATCTGCTGTCGACGATTCCCTATGAGAAAATCGAGCGGGAACTACCGAAAATACCAGAACGGCCCAAATCTCATCATGATGATTATGAACGACCACCACGTTCTGATTTCCGCTATGTTCCTGATGTAGCAGCTAAGTTAGAGAAGCCAAAGAAAAAAGCTGATGCGAAGAAAGAGAAGAAAGACAAGGAAAAGAAAAAGAAATAG